In Bacteroidetes Order II. bacterium, a genomic segment contains:
- a CDS encoding PAS domain S-box protein, with amino-acid sequence MTYLVNLPDWTSPFQDDVLTNTEDQRVSDSVVAQLDETGRVLMVNLKAETEWGLTKGMRVPRAFMYTLRTQVPDEQGVYVVESSLGQLHVLHLQQQGGWLLMSKPALLAENGIPESPSAFKALIEKVPIFILHMNADGTVLQANTESERITGYTALETQNRPFLLEILHPEDRWKFTKALREVRDAGKITFGARFQRKHENEETRFAEIHLYLAARETIGEVEAVIFDVTDQSEVDADLFLSESLYRVFLEQTPTGVIHLDEIGIVTFENHRFRQLVGESPEAAWIGQNIYALRPFGAEVEDHIRQMLRTGTEFGNVEVRLQILRQTGEQFLTVHGAPIHHPSGDIVGGVLLVEDITHRKQQEILRDRQKSYVQAEAALREALFDHESQTSFLERAVEILAQATAADRVTVFLRADQDNHYHAHAVWPSDGHEPLPFESLNAADFPILMRTLIDREVLHLNRSHPLTPDAVLLLNRSGMLEAIWEPFFENGRPFGFVAFEVHHTSDIRRTWDATERSFVEKLTHTFEALWGRITAEVRYNQTVAAIDECLFNFEFSPDDSRSYTFITPQIDKLIGYPPELLMNREKGRVDWLRQIVNPADRVEVAAHDQCLRSGIGSEVTYRVLHRDGSLRWLRESASPHRDSSRRVTVGGILIDVTEQKTAESDLINAKRAAESANELKSAFLATMSHEIRTPLGAVNGFAELLARELAEVEEKTKRPMPAQVTEFVIAIRENSQRLLTLVNDLFDLSNLEIGVMSIRHISVPLHEVVLKATSKAAVALSQKGVELKLNLAQQEPVVIGDPQRIQQVLENLLENAAKFTEQGSVTVTSSKFDTEVAIEIMDTGVGMSEEYAAHLFTPFMQEDRRLNRRFKGTGLGLALVKRILELMDGRVEVESEKGKGSTFRIWLPLAQPAT; translated from the coding sequence GTGACCTACCTTGTAAACCTTCCAGACTGGACCAGCCCATTTCAAGACGATGTCCTGACAAACACCGAGGATCAACGTGTCTCTGATTCGGTGGTGGCGCAATTGGATGAAACAGGACGGGTACTGATGGTGAATCTCAAAGCCGAAACCGAGTGGGGCCTGACCAAGGGGATGAGGGTTCCGCGAGCCTTTATGTACACGTTGCGCACCCAAGTCCCAGACGAACAGGGTGTTTATGTGGTGGAATCTTCTCTCGGACAACTCCATGTATTGCACCTACAACAACAAGGTGGCTGGTTATTGATGAGCAAGCCCGCTTTATTGGCAGAAAACGGCATCCCAGAAAGTCCCTCTGCCTTTAAAGCACTCATTGAAAAAGTGCCGATTTTTATTCTGCATATGAATGCAGATGGAACCGTGCTCCAGGCCAATACAGAATCCGAACGCATCACAGGATATACCGCCTTAGAAACCCAGAATAGACCTTTCTTACTTGAAATATTACACCCCGAAGACCGTTGGAAGTTTACCAAAGCATTGCGGGAGGTGCGAGACGCGGGAAAAATAACCTTTGGTGCGCGGTTTCAGCGAAAACACGAAAACGAGGAAACCCGTTTTGCCGAGATCCATTTATATCTGGCCGCACGCGAAACCATTGGCGAGGTAGAAGCGGTTATTTTTGATGTGACGGATCAGTCGGAGGTGGATGCAGATCTTTTCCTGAGTGAATCGCTCTATCGGGTCTTTTTAGAACAAACCCCAACAGGGGTGATCCATCTGGATGAAATAGGCATTGTAACGTTCGAGAACCATCGCTTTCGGCAGTTGGTGGGAGAATCTCCAGAGGCCGCTTGGATCGGCCAGAACATCTACGCCCTAAGACCTTTTGGCGCCGAGGTAGAAGACCACATCCGTCAGATGTTGCGTACCGGAACCGAGTTCGGGAACGTAGAAGTCCGTCTCCAGATATTGCGCCAAACCGGGGAACAATTCCTAACAGTACATGGTGCGCCCATTCACCATCCCAGCGGAGACATTGTGGGAGGGGTTCTGCTTGTGGAAGACATTACCCATCGGAAACAACAGGAAATCCTTAGAGACCGCCAAAAATCCTATGTGCAAGCTGAGGCGGCCTTACGTGAAGCCTTATTCGACCATGAAAGCCAGACCTCCTTCTTGGAACGTGCCGTGGAAATTTTGGCTCAGGCTACGGCAGCCGATCGGGTGACGGTTTTTCTACGGGCCGATCAGGACAACCATTACCATGCCCATGCCGTTTGGCCATCCGACGGGCACGAACCCCTGCCATTTGAGTCGTTGAATGCAGCCGATTTTCCTATCCTGATGCGTACCCTCATTGACCGAGAAGTCCTGCACCTCAATCGCTCGCACCCTTTAACCCCCGATGCCGTTCTGTTACTTAACCGTTCCGGCATGTTAGAGGCCATTTGGGAGCCATTCTTCGAAAATGGACGCCCCTTTGGCTTTGTGGCCTTCGAAGTCCATCATACATCTGATATCCGCCGAACTTGGGATGCCACCGAACGATCCTTTGTCGAAAAACTGACCCACACTTTCGAAGCCCTTTGGGGACGTATTACTGCCGAAGTACGGTATAACCAAACGGTTGCCGCCATAGACGAATGCCTATTTAATTTCGAGTTTTCCCCCGACGACAGCCGGTCATATACTTTTATTACCCCACAAATTGATAAACTGATTGGTTATCCACCCGAACTATTGATGAATCGAGAAAAAGGACGGGTGGACTGGCTACGACAAATTGTAAATCCTGCAGACCGTGTAGAGGTCGCCGCCCACGATCAGTGTCTTCGTAGCGGCATCGGAAGTGAAGTAACTTATCGGGTTTTACACCGAGACGGTTCTCTTCGCTGGCTGCGCGAATCAGCAAGCCCACATCGAGACTCCTCGCGACGGGTAACGGTTGGAGGTATTCTAATAGATGTGACCGAACAAAAAACGGCAGAGAGCGACCTGATCAACGCAAAACGCGCCGCAGAAAGTGCCAATGAACTTAAGAGTGCCTTTCTGGCCACCATGAGCCATGAAATCCGTACACCGCTTGGCGCAGTAAATGGCTTTGCAGAACTTCTTGCTCGCGAACTGGCGGAGGTAGAAGAAAAAACCAAACGTCCCATGCCCGCACAGGTGACAGAGTTCGTGATTGCCATCCGCGAAAATTCCCAACGCCTGCTCACATTGGTAAACGACTTGTTCGACTTATCGAACCTCGAAATCGGGGTCATGTCCATCCGCCACATCTCCGTCCCCCTCCACGAAGTTGTGCTCAAGGCTACCAGCAAGGCTGCCGTAGCCCTGTCTCAAAAAGGCGTAGAATTAAAGTTGAACCTTGCCCAGCAAGAACCTGTGGTTATTGGAGATCCCCAACGGATCCAACAGGTTTTGGAAAACTTATTGGAAAACGCCGCTAAGTTTACGGAACAAGGGTCGGTAACCGTTACATCTTCAAAATTCGATACAGAGGTTGCGATCGAAATTATGGATACAGGTGTTGGCATGAGTGAGGAATACGCGGCTCACCTTTTCACCCCGTTTATGCAGGAAGACCGTCGGCTCAATAGGCGTTTTAAAGGAACAGGGCTTGGCCTTGCATTGGTGAAGCGGATTTTGGAGTTGATGGATGGCCGGGTAGAGGTTGAAAGTGAAAAAGGAAAAGGTTCAACCTTCCGAATCTGGCTCCCGCTTGCACAGCCAGCCACATAA